In one window of Scylla paramamosain isolate STU-SP2022 chromosome 36, ASM3559412v1, whole genome shotgun sequence DNA:
- the LOC135091120 gene encoding spectrin beta chain-like isoform X14: protein MERKEARKDSTSSSSSSSSSSSSSSSSSKEEIFEEAKEGKEADQEEQQYSSDRDTWRDSLNQAWMESLGEIGEKSHNVQVTNGTTGQSTAVEVTQQSSSSAGDRVLTTRVSQDSFVDYGGQILTMQVSQESFSSNGGQVSMTQASQEVSSCAGGQILTKQISQESCSSASGQVTVMQVSKEVFSSATGQVLTSQVSRESHGSASGQVSVTQDAQGSSSTPRRGLLMTQLSRESLGSAGGRVSKRQVSRESSTNSETVTSYGQQTQHIQVVSSSHKRSHRSSSSSSLDGVEGKDQIGHRRKRLSASEYSSHESDSGGSSSTPISPLSAKPPELQQIIRQSASSSGIAEETNLPPAGEEPVLSEMKFELSSWPSRSESVRKVKVMAHKPVKRSITSDPSVQHIYTGAMERHIKELKDERESVQKKTFMKWVNSHLVRVSTRIGDLYVDLRDGKQLLKLLEILSGERLPRPTKGKMRIHCLENVDKALQFLRDQRVHLENMGSHDIVDGNARLTLGLIWTIILRFQIQDITIEETENQETKSAKDALLLWCQMKTAGYHNVNIRNFTTSWRDGLAFNAIIHKHRPDLVQYEKLSRSNPIHNLNNAFTTAENKLGLTKLLDAEDIFVEQPDEKSIITYVVTYYHYFSKLKQETVQGKRIGKVVGIAMENDRMIKEYENLTSDLLKWIETTIESLNDRAFANSLTGVQTQLTQFNTYRTVEKPPKFVEKGNLEVLLFTLQSKMRANNQKPYLPKEGKMISDINKAWERLEKAEHERELALREELIRQEKLEQLAARFNRKAGMRETWLSENQRLVSQDNFGFDLAAVEAAAKKHEAIETDIFAYEERVQAVVAVAQELEAENYHDIERINARKDNVLRLWNYLLELLRLRRMRLELSLQLQQNFQEMIYILDSMEDMKVRLLSEDYGKHLMGVEDLLQKHSLLEADINVLGERVKTVIEHSQRFLDDEQVEGYRPCDPSIVLERVQQLEDAYGELVKLAVERRLRLEESRKLWQFYWDMAEEENWIKEKEQILSTSDIGHDLITVNLLLTKHKTVEEELSSHEPQLMACVKIGEELIAQQHFGSDKIQERIDEIMGMWNNLKEKSANRKKRLTDAVDLHQFYTEADDVDTWMLDILRLVSSEDTGRDEATVQSLLKKHKDVTEELKNYATTIEALHQQASELNEIDRESPDVVERLASIDRRYKELLELAKMRKQRLLDALSLYKLFTEADGVEQWIGEKERMLQTMVPAKDIEDCEIMKHRYEGFEQEMNANASRVAVVNQLARQLLHVEHPNSEDIVARQNQLNQRWAELREKAENKREELNSAHGVQTFHIECRETVLWIEDKKRVLMETADLGTDLSGIMTLQRRLSGMERDLAAIQAKLDSLEREADKISQEHPEEAELIRERVEQIRAVWDQLTQLLKERDAKLEEAGDLHRFLRDLDHFQAWLTKTMTDVASEDIPSNLAEAEKLLSQHQSIREEIDNYTEDYTKMMEYGERITAEDVTPADDAQYMFLRERLKALKDGWAELHQMWENRQQLLSQSLNLQMFLRDAKQGEVLLSQQEHYLSKDETPTNLEQAENLIKRHEAFLTTMEANDEKINGICQFAQRLLDEGHYAVDKIQKKAENIEERRQQNRERALEQMERLRDQLQVHQFLQDCEELNDWVQEKHIIAQDESYRSAKTVHSKWTRHQAFEAEIASNKDRLVRVQQAGEELVKEKPEMAEMIGPKISELNQHFEDLESTTKEKGERLFDANRQVLYEQTCDDIDTWMSDLEKQIEGGDTGMDLTSVNILMQKQHLIETQMAVKAKQVEQLESQADYLQRMDPEKTDKVKSMKAKVEAKFESLKAPLLDRNEALNKKKEAFQFRRDVEDEKLWIQEKMPQATSSEYGNSLFTVHMLKKKLQSLSTEIDNHEPRINLVCENGRKLIEAGHTDADEFHKLLEELLDDWAKLKDAMEFRRSKLMVSEKAQQYLFDASEAEVWMSEQELYMMVEDRGKDELSAQNLMKKHQSLESDVTDYAETIRQLGETARHLISEEHPDSEQISKRQSQIDKLYAGLRDLAVERRSKLDEALKLFMLNREVDDLEQWIAEREVVAGSHELGQDYDHVTMLRDRFKDFARDTETIGNERVAAVNEIADQLISAGHSDAATIAEWKDGLNESWADLLELIETRTQMLAASWELHKFFHDCKDVLSRILEKQNSISDELGRDAGSVSALQRKHQNFVQDLVMLQQQVQQIQDDSSKLQAAYAGDKAREITNREAEVVSAWLNLQGMCEDRRVKLSDTGDLFKFFNMVRTLILWMDDVIRQMNTTEKPRDVSGVELLMNNHQSLKAEVDAREDNFNVCVSLGKELLARNHYATPEIKEKLMSLSNQRINMLQRWEERWEHLQLILEVYQFARDASVAECWLMAQEPYLVSAEFGRSIDEVENLIKKHEAFEKACSAQEERFAALERLTTLELREQDKRLGLRDEQGRALYYGQRYTDDDPFELKELKRKQEEEEEERQRQEELARQAAAPPPQSPDQPTDGVDGSGEDSHLNGEEHDESREAVEPPSAVAPPKGHPHTLPREHDESAAVLRGSAPSTPRPPSTPATPTFAAAGAGRGRPASATLPATTSPPTPASKESRRRVRSRSKSPFRSFRWKKTKTSPSEAPGSASDDESNLERAAAPKHPPSVAPSATATSAVAPSAPAPAKEERPSPTGDEDQLEGSLVRKHEWESTTKKASNRSWDKLFLVLRGNTLFFYKDRKSYQAAPEVYFRAEIPCDLSGGQASVADDYTKKKHVLRLRLVSGSEYLFQAKDEEELNTWVAALQVATSAEGSAGPSRSQTLPAGSEKKDEPKRRSFFTLKKK from the exons atggagagaaaggaagcaaggaaggactCAACGAGCTCCAGCAGCAGTagctccagcagcagcagcagcagcagcagcagcagtaaggaGGAGATATTTGAGGAAgccaaggaagggaaggaagcagaccaggaggagcagcagtacAGCTCAGATAGAGATACATGGAGGGATTCTCTCAACCAGGCATGGATGGAGTCCCTTGGAGAAATTGGTGAAAAGTCCCACAATGTTCAGGTCACTAATGGCACCACTGGTCAGAGCACAGCAGTGGAGGTGACCCAGCAGTCTTCCAGCAGTGCTGGCGACCGAGTGCTGACAACACGGGTCTCTCAGGATTCCTTTGTTGACTATGGTGGTCAGATCTTGACAATGCAGGTCTCCCAGGAGTCCTTCAGCAGTAATGGTGGGCAGGTCTCCATGACTCAGGCTTCTCAGGAGGTCTCTAGCTGTGCCGGTGGCCAGATCCTAACAAAGCAGATCTCTCAGGAGTCATGTAGCAGTGCCAGTGGTCAAGTCACAGTGATGCAAGTGTCAAAGGAGGTTTTTAGCAGTGCCACTGGACAAGTGTTGACCTCGCAGGTTTCTCGAGAGTCGCATGGCAGTGCCAGCGGCCAGGTGTCGGTGACACAGGACGCTCAAGGGTCCAGCAGCACTCCACGTCGTGGACTCTTGATGACACAGTTATCTCGAGAATCACTGGGCAGTGCTGGTGGTCGGGTCTCCAAAAGGCAAGTGTCCCGAGAGTCCTCCACCAACAGTGAGACAGTGACATCATATGGCCAGCAGACGCAGCACATCCAGGTGGTGTCCAGCAGCCACAAGAGGAGCCACAGGTCCTCCAGCAGCTCATCCCTAGATGGAGTGGAAGGCAAGGATCAGATAGGCCACAGAAGGAAGAGGTTGAGTGCAAGCGAGTATTCAAGTCATGAGTCTGATAGTGGTGGCTCCAGCAGCACACCTATCTCGCCTCTGAGCGCCAAACCCCCCGAGCTGCAGCAGATAATAAGGCAGTCTGCGTCGTCCTCCGGCATTGCAGAGGAGACGAACCTTCCTCCTGCAGGCGAAGAACCAGTGCTCAGTGAGATGAAGTTTGAGCTGTCAAGTTGGCCTTCCAGGAGTGAGTCAGTGCGCAAAGTTAAGGTGATGGCACACAAGCCTGTCAAGAGGTCCATCACCAGCGACCCGTCCGTGCAGCACATTTACACAGGTGCTATGGAGCGTCACATTAAAGAGCTCAAAG ATGAGCgagagagtgtgcagaagaaGACCTTCATGAAGTGGGTCAACTCGCACCTGGTCCGGGTCAGCACACGCATCGGGGACCTGTACGTTGACCTACGCGATGGCAAGCAGCTCCTCAAACTGCTGGAGATCCTGTCAGGGGAGCGGCTG CCACGACCCACcaagggaaagatgaggatCCACTGCCTGGAGAATGTGGACAAGGCTCTGCAGTTCCTGCGAGACCAGCGGGTGCACCTGGAGAACATGGGCTCCCATGACATAGTGGACGGCAATGCCCGCCTCACCCTCGGCCTCATCTGGACCATCATCCTCCGCTTCCAGATCCAGGACATCACCATTGAGGAGACAGAGAACCAGGAGACAAAGAGCGCCAAGGATGCTCTCCTCCTGTGGTGCCAGATGAAGACTGCTGGCTACCACAACGTCAACATCAGGAACTTCACCACCTCCTGGAGGGACGGTCTTGCCTTCAACGCCATCATCCACAAGCACCGTCCAGACCTGGTGCAGTATGAGAAGCTGTCACGTTCAAACCCCATCCACAACCTCAACAATGCCTTCACTACAGCTGAAAACAAACTTGGCCTCACAAAACTTTTAGATGCCGAAGATATTTTTGTTGAGCAGCCTGACGAGAAGTCCATCATCACTTATGTCGTcacctactaccactacttctccAAACTAAAGCAGGAGACTGTGCAGGGCAAGCGTATTGGCAAGGTAGTTGGCATCGCAATGGAGAATGACAGGATGATCAAGGAATATGAGAATCTGACCTCGGATCTTCTGAAGTGGATTGAGACAACAATCGAGAGCCTCAATGACCGAGCTTTTGCTAACTCCCTGACAGGAGTACAGACTCAGCTGACACAGTTCAACACCTACCGCACAGTGGAGAAGCCTCCCAAGTTTGTGGAGAAAGGTAACCTTGAAGTGCTACTCTTCACTCTGCAATCCAAGATGAGAGCCAACAACCAGAAGCCGTACCTGCCAAAGGAGGGCAAGATGATCAGCGACATCAACAAGGCCTGGGAGCGCCTGGAGAAGGCTGAGCATGAGAGGGAGCTGGCTCTGAGAGAGGAACTGATTCGCCAAGAAAAACTGGAGCAGCTGGCTGCAAGGTTCAACCGCAAGGCTGGGATGAGAGAGACTTGGCTGTCTGAGAATCAGCGCCTTGTCTCCCAGGACAACTTTGGCTTTGACCTGGCAGCTGTGGAAGCCGCCGCCAAGAAGCACGAGGCCATTGAGACAGACATCTTTGCCTATGAGGAGCGAGTGCAGGCTGTTGTTGCCGTGGCACAAGAGTTGGAGGCGGAGAACTATCATGACATTGAGCGCATCAATGCCAGGAAGGACAATGTTCTCCGATTATGGAATTACCTGCTTGAACTGCTGCGTCTCCGCCGCATGAGGCTGGAACTGTCCCTGCAGCTGCAGCAGAACTTCCAGGAGATGATTTACATCCTGGACTCCATGGAGGACATGAAGGTGCGCCTCCTGAGCGAAGACTACGGCAAACACCTCATGGGTGTGGAGGACCTGCTGCAGAAACATTCCCTCCTGGAGGCAGACATCAACGTGCTGGGTGAGCGCGTGAAGACAGTCATTGAACACTCCCAGAGGTTCCTGGATGATGAGCAGGTGGAGGGCTACCGGCCCTGTGACCCATCCATCGTGCTGGAGCGTGTGCAGCAGCTGGAGGACGCCTACGGTGAGCTGGTGAAGCTGGCCGTGGAGCGCAGGCTGCGTCTGGAGGAGTCCCGCAAGCTGTGGCAGTTCTACTGGGACATGGCAGAGGAAGAGAACTGGATCAAGGAAAAGGAACAGATTCTGTCCACCTCAGACATTGGGCATGATCTGATCACTGTCAACTTGCTACTCACCAAGCACAAGACTGTGGAAGAGGAGCTTTCTTCTCATGAGCCACAGCTTATGGCTTGTGTCAAGATTGGAGAAGAACTCATTGCACAGCAGCACTTTGGTTCTGACAAGATTCAGGAGAGAATTGATGAAATTATGGGCATGTGGAACAACCTTAAGGAGAAGTCAGCCAACCGCAAGAAGCGGCTGACAGATGCCGTGGACCTGCACCAGTTCTACACTGAGGCTGATGACGTGGACACCTGGATGCTGGATATCCTGCGCCTGGTCTCCAGCGAGGACACCGGCAGGGATGAGGCTACCGTTCAGTCTCTCCTCAAGAAACACAAGGACGTCACAGAAGAGTTGAAGAATTATGCCACAACCATTGAGGCTCTTCACCAGCAGGCCTCAGAACTCAATGAAATTGACAGGGAATCACCTGATGTGGTTGAGAGGCTTGCTTCCATTGACAGAAGGTACAAGGAACTGTTAGAACTGGCTAAGATGAGGAAGCAGAGGCTGCTTGATGCTCTGTCACTGTACAAGCTGTTCACTGAGGCTGATGGAGTGGAGCAATGGATTGGGGAGAAGGAGCGCATGCTGCAGACCATGGTGCCAGCCAAGGACATTGAGGACTGTGAGATTATGAAGCACAGATATGAAGGATTTGAACAAGAAATGAATGCCAATGCAAGCCGTGTGGCCGTGGTGAACCAACTTGCTCGCCAGCTGCTGCACGTGGAACATCCAAATTCAGAAGACATCGTTGCCCGCCAGAACCAGCTGAACCAGAGGTGGGCAGAGCTCAGAGAAAAGGCTGAGAACAAGCGTGAAGAACTCAACTCTGCCCACGGTGTTCAGACATTCCACATTGAATGCAGAGAAACAGTTCTGTGGATTGAGGACAAGAAGAGAGTCCTGATGGAGACTGCTGATCTGGGAACTGACCTGAGCGGCATCATGACCCTGCAGCGTCGCCTGTCTGGCATGGAGCGTGACCTTGCTGCTATCCAGGCCAAGCTGGACTCTCTGGAAAGGGAAGCCGATAAGATCAGCCAGGAGCATCCCGAGGAGGCTGAACTCATCCGTGAGCGCGTCGAACAGATCCGTGCCGTGTGGGACCAGCTGACACAGCTGCTGAAGGAGCGTGATGCCAAGCTGGAGGAGGCTGGCGACCTCCACCGCTTCCTGCGCGACCTTGACCACTTCCAGGCCTGGTTGACCAAGACCATGACTGATGTGGCTTCAGAAGATATTCCATCTAACCTTGCAGAAGCAGAGAAGCTGCTGAGCCAGCACCAGTCTATCCGAGAGGAGATTGACAACTACACAGAAGATTACACAAAGATGATGGAGTATGGTGAGCGCATCACTGCAGAAGATGTCACTCCAGCAGACGATGCCCAGTATATGTTCCTGAGGGAGCGTCTCAAGGCCCTGAAGGATGGCTGGGCCGAGCTTCACCAGATGTGGGAGAACAGACAGCAGCTCTTATCTCAGTCTCTCAACTTGCAAATGTTCTTGCGAGATGCCAAGCAGGGAGAGGTGCTCCTAAGTCAGCAAGAACACTACCTGAGCAAGGATGAGACTCCTACCAACCTTGAACAGGCAGAAAACCTTATTAAGAGACATGAAGCCTTCCTCACCACCATGGAGGCAAATGATGAGAAAATCAATGGAATTTGTCAGTTTGCACAGAGGCTGCTAGATGAGGGACACTATGCTGTCGACAAGATCCAGAAGAAGGCAGAGAACATTGAGGAGAGGCGGCAGCAGAACAGAGAACGGGCCTTGGAGCAAATGGAACGATTACGGGACCAACTGCAGGTGCACCAGTTCCTGCAGGACTGTGAGGAACTCAATGACTGGGTGCAGGAGAAACACATCATTGCGCAGGACGAGAGCTACCGCTCAGCCAAGACTGTTCACAGCAAGTGGACTCGTCATCAGGCATTTGAAGCAGAGATTGCAAGCAACAAAGACAGGCTTGTCAGAGTGCAGCAGGCCGGAGAAGAATTGGTCAAGGAGAAACCAGAAATGGCTGAGATGATTGGACCAAAGATTTCAGAGCTAAATCAACACTTCGAAGACCTCGAAAGCACGACAAAGGAGAAGGGCGAACGACTCTTCGATGCCAACAGGCAAGTTCTGTACGAACAAACATGCGATGATATCGACACCTGGATGAGTGACCTCGAGAAACAGATTGAGGGTGGAGACACAGGCATGGACTTGACCTCTGTAAATATTTTGATGCAGAAGCAACATTTGATTGAAACACAAATGGCAGTCAAGGCCAAACAGGTAGAACAGCTCGAGAGTCAGGCAGATTACCTGCAGCGTATGGATCCAGAAAAGACAGATAAGGTCAAGTCAATGAAGGCCAAGGTGGAAGCCAAGTTCGAGTCCCTGAAGGCACCTCTTCTTGACCGAAATGAAGCcctgaataagaagaaagaggctTTCCAGTTCAGGCGAGATGTGGAGGATGAGAAGCTCTGGATCCAGGAGAAGATGCCTCAAGCCACCAGCTCTGAGTACGGCAACTCCCTCTTCACCGTCCACATGCTGAAGAAGAAGCTGCAGAGTCTGAGCACAGAGATTGACAACCATGAGCCCAGGATCAACCTTGTGTGCGAGAATGGACGCAAGCTTATCGAGGCTGGACACACAGACGCCGATGAATTCCACAAGCTGCTGGAGGAGCTGCTGGATGACTGGGCGAAGCTGAAGGACGCCATGGAATTCCGACGATCCAAACTCATGGTGTCTGAGAAGGCCCAGCAGTACCTCTTTGACGCCAGCGAGGCCGAGGTCTGGATGAGTGAGCAGGAGCTGTACATGATGGTGGAGGACAGAGGCAAGGATGAACTTTCTGCCCAGAACCTGATGAAGAAGCACCAGAGCCTCGAGAGTGATGTCACTGACTATGCTGAGACCATCCGACAGCTGGGCGAGACAGCCAGACACCTCATCAGTGAAGAGCACCCTGACAG TGAACAGATCAGCAAAAGACAGTCCCAGATTGACAAGCTGTACGCTGGCCTGCGGGATCTTGCCGTGGAGCGACGCAGCAAACTGGACGAGGCACTGAAGCTCTTCATGCTGAACCGAGAAGTGGACGACCTGGAACAATGGATTGCCGAGAGGGAGGTCGTGGCTGGGTCTCATGAACTTGGCCAGGACTACGACCACGTTACG ATGCTTCGAGACAGATTTAAGGACTTTGCCAGAGACACAGAGACCATTGGCAATGAGCGGGTTGCAGCTGTTAACGAGATTGCTGACCAGCTCATCTCTGCTGGCCACTCTGATGCGGCCACCATCGCTGAGTGGAAGGATGGCCTCAACGAGTCATGGGCTGACTTGCTGGAGCTCATTGAGACGCGCACACAGATGCTTGCTGCCTCATGGGAGCTGCACAAGTTCTTCCATGACTGCAAGGATGTGTTGAGTCGCATTCTTGAGAAGCAGAACAGCATTTCAGACGAGCTTGGCCGTGATGCTGGCTCAGTGTCGGCCCTGCAGAGGAAACACCAGAACTTTGTCCAAGATTTGGTTATGCTTCAGCAGCAG GTGCAACAAATTCAGGATGATTCTTCTAAACTGCAAGCTGCATATGCGGGTGACAAAGCTCGAGAAATCACAAACCGAGAGGCAGAAGTTGTGTCTGCCTGGCTGAACTTGCAGGGCATGTGTGAGGATCGCAGAGTTAAGCTCAGTGACACAGGTGATCTGTTCAAGTTCTTCAACATGGTGCGCACACTCATACTGTGGATGGATGATGTTATCAGACAGATGAACACTACCGAAAAACCAAG GGATGTGAGTGGTGTAGAATTGCTGATGAACAACCACCAGAGTCTGAAGGCAGAAGTGGACGCCCGGGAGGACAacttcaatgtgtgtgtgtctcttggGAAGGAGCTGCTTGCCCGCAACCATTACGCCACGCCGGAGATCAAGGAGAAGCTCATGTCCCTCAGCAACCAGCGCATCAACATGCTGCAGCGCTGGGAGGAGCGATGGGAGCACTTACAGCTCA TTTTGGAGGTGTACCAGTTTGCTCGTGACGCTTCAGTGGCAGAGTGTTGGCTCATGGCACAGGAACCTTATCTTGTATCAGCTGAATTTGGT AGATCAATTGATGAGGTTGAGAACCTGATCAAAAAGCATGAGGCATTTGAGAAAGCTTGTTCGGCCCAGGAGGAACGGTTTGCTGCCCTGGAGCGGCTGACCACG CTGGAATTGCGAGAGCAGGATAAGCGGCTCGGACTTAGAGACGAGCAAGGCCGTGCTCTTTACTATGGTCAACGCTACACAGATGATGATCCG TTTGAGTTGAAAGaactaaagagaaaacaagaagaggaggaggaagaacggcAGCGACAAGAGGAGCTAGCAAGACAGGCAGCTGCTCCCCCACCACAGTCCCCCGACCAACCCACGGACGG AGTCGATGGTTCAGGAGAAGATTCCCACTTGAATGGAGAGGAGCATGATGAATCACGAGAAG CCGTTGAGCCACCATCGGCTGTTGCTCCCCCCAAGGGCCACCCCCATACATTGCCCCGAG AGCATGATGAGAGCGCAGCTGTTCTTCGGGGTAGTGCACCCAGCACCCCACGTCCCCCATCCACCCCCGCCACACCCACCTTCGCCGCCGCTGGGGCCGGGCGAGGGCGGCCGGCATCTGCCACCCTCCCTGCCACCACCTCGC CCCCTACTCCTGCTAGCAAGGAGTCGCGACGGAGGGTGCGTTCTAGATCCAAGTCTCCATTCCGCTCTTTCCGCTGGAAGAAAACCAAGACTTCTCCATCCGAAGCACCGGGTAGTGCATCTGACGATGAATCGAACCTGGAAAGGGCAGCag CCCCCAAACACCCACCCTCAGTGGCCCCCTCAGCGACCGCTACCTCGGCAGTGGCCCCCTCGGCCCCTGCGCCGGCCAAGGAAG AGAGACCAAGCCCAACCGGTGACGAGGACCAGCTGGAAGGTAGTCTGGTGCGCAAACATGAGTGGGAGTCGACCACAAAGAAAGCGTCCAACAG GTCGTGGGACAAGCTGTTCCTGGTTCTGCGAGGCAACACACTCTTCTTCTACAAGGACCGTAAGAGTTACCAGGCCGCCCCAGAGGTCTACTTCAGGGCTGAGATTCCCTGCGACCTCTCTGGGGGACAGGCCTCCGTGGCTGATGACTACACCAAGAAAAAGCATGTGCTGCGCCTGAG ATTGGTTAGTGGCTCTGAGTATTTGTTCCAAGCCAAAGATGAAGAGGAGCTGAACACATGGGTGGCTGCCCTTCAGGTGGCCACATCCGCTGAGGGTTCTGCTGGCCCATCCCGCTCCCAGACACTGCCGGCCGGCTCCGAGAAGAAGGACGAACCCAAGCGACGTAGTTTCTTCACCCTCAAGAAGAAATAA